One part of the Brevundimonas subvibrioides ATCC 15264 genome encodes these proteins:
- a CDS encoding sodium-translocating pyrophosphatase gives MTNYLWLVIAAGALGVLYGLVQTASLMKAETGNDKMREIAAAIQEGASAYLNRQYTTIAMVGVVILIAAWLLIGVYAAVGFVIGAVLSGLAGFAGMLISVRANVRTAHAASQSLSKGLDLAFRSGAITGMFVAGGALLGVAGYYAVLTQVLGLEATGREVIDGLVALGFGASLISIFARLGGGIFTKGADVGGDMVGKVEAGIPEDDPRNAATIADNVGDNVGDCAGMAADLFETYAVTTVATMVLAAIFFRGQPYVDVMMLLPLAICGICIVTSIIGSFFVRLGKSQNIMGALYQGLIVTGVLSIGAVYWVIDTLVTGPVVTNGGLQIEPMSLFLSGLVGLAVTAAIVVITEYYTGSNFRPVRSVANASVSGHGTNVIQGLAVSLEATALPALTIIVGIIVSFQLAGLFGIAIATTTMLGVAGMIVALDAFGPVTDNAGGIAEMAGLPADVRHVTDALDAVGNTTKAVTKGYAIGSAGLGALVLFAAYTSDLQYFAANPADYPFFANMGAVTFDLTNPYVVVGLLFGGLLPFLFGGMSMMAVGRAAEAVVEEVRRQFRENPGIMTYEVKPEYGRAVDILTKAAIREMIVPSLLPVLSPIVLFVAILFISDKANAFASLGAMLMGVIVTGLFVAVSMTSGGGAWDNAKKVIEEGFTDKNGVVHGKGSEAHKAAVTGDTVGDPYKDTSGPAVNPMIKITNIVALLLLAVLASGNIG, from the coding sequence ATGACAAACTATCTGTGGCTAGTGATAGCCGCCGGTGCGCTGGGGGTCCTTTACGGGCTGGTCCAGACCGCCAGTCTGATGAAGGCCGAAACCGGCAACGACAAGATGCGAGAAATCGCCGCCGCCATTCAGGAAGGCGCCTCCGCCTATCTGAACCGGCAATACACGACCATCGCCATGGTGGGGGTGGTCATCCTGATCGCCGCCTGGCTGCTGATCGGCGTCTATGCCGCCGTCGGCTTCGTGATCGGGGCCGTGCTGTCCGGCCTGGCCGGGTTCGCGGGCATGCTGATTTCCGTCCGCGCGAACGTGCGGACCGCCCATGCGGCGTCGCAGAGCCTGTCCAAGGGCCTCGACCTGGCCTTCCGGTCGGGCGCCATCACCGGCATGTTCGTGGCGGGCGGAGCCCTGCTGGGCGTCGCGGGCTACTACGCCGTGCTGACCCAGGTGCTGGGGCTTGAGGCCACGGGGCGCGAGGTCATCGACGGACTGGTCGCCCTGGGCTTCGGGGCCTCGCTGATCTCCATCTTCGCCCGTCTGGGCGGCGGCATCTTCACCAAGGGCGCCGACGTGGGCGGCGACATGGTGGGCAAGGTCGAGGCCGGCATTCCCGAGGACGATCCCCGCAACGCCGCGACCATCGCCGATAACGTCGGCGACAATGTCGGCGACTGCGCCGGCATGGCCGCCGACCTGTTCGAGACCTATGCGGTGACCACGGTCGCCACCATGGTGCTGGCGGCCATCTTCTTCCGCGGCCAGCCCTATGTCGACGTGATGATGCTTCTGCCGCTGGCGATCTGCGGCATCTGCATCGTGACCTCGATCATCGGCTCGTTCTTCGTGCGGCTGGGCAAGAGCCAGAACATCATGGGGGCCCTGTACCAGGGTCTGATCGTGACCGGGGTCCTGTCCATCGGGGCGGTCTACTGGGTCATCGACACCCTGGTGACCGGACCGGTCGTGACCAACGGGGGCCTGCAGATCGAGCCCATGAGCCTGTTCCTGTCGGGTCTGGTGGGCCTGGCCGTGACCGCCGCCATCGTGGTGATCACCGAATACTACACCGGCTCCAACTTCCGCCCCGTCCGGTCGGTGGCCAACGCCTCGGTCTCCGGGCACGGCACCAATGTGATCCAGGGTCTGGCCGTCTCGCTGGAGGCGACCGCGCTTCCGGCCCTGACGATCATCGTCGGCATCATCGTCAGCTTCCAGCTGGCGGGCCTGTTCGGCATCGCCATCGCCACCACGACCATGCTGGGCGTGGCCGGGATGATCGTGGCGCTGGACGCCTTCGGTCCCGTGACCGACAACGCGGGCGGTATCGCCGAGATGGCGGGCCTGCCGGCGGACGTGCGTCACGTCACCGACGCCCTGGACGCGGTAGGCAACACCACCAAGGCCGTGACCAAGGGCTATGCGATCGGATCGGCGGGCCTCGGCGCGCTGGTGCTGTTCGCGGCCTATACGTCGGACCTGCAGTATTTCGCTGCCAACCCGGCGGACTATCCGTTCTTCGCCAACATGGGCGCGGTCACCTTCGACCTGACCAATCCCTATGTCGTCGTCGGGCTGCTGTTCGGGGGGCTGCTGCCCTTCCTGTTCGGCGGGATGTCGATGATGGCCGTGGGCCGCGCGGCCGAGGCCGTTGTCGAGGAGGTCCGTCGCCAGTTCCGCGAGAACCCCGGCATCATGACCTATGAGGTCAAGCCGGAGTACGGCCGGGCCGTCGACATCCTGACCAAGGCGGCGATCCGCGAGATGATCGTGCCGTCGCTTCTGCCGGTGCTGTCGCCGATCGTGCTGTTCGTGGCGATCCTGTTCATCTCGGACAAGGCCAATGCCTTCGCCTCGCTGGGGGCCATGCTGATGGGTGTGATCGTGACCGGCCTGTTCGTGGCCGTCTCGATGACCTCGGGCGGCGGGGCCTGGGACAACGCCAAGAAGGTGATCGAGGAGGGCTTCACCGACAAGAACGGCGTGGTCCACGGCAAGGGCTCCGAGGCGCACAAGGCCGCGGTGACGGGCGATACGGTCGGCGATCCCTACAAGGACACGTCCGGCCCGGCCGTGAACCCGATGATCAAGATCACCAACATCGTGGCGCTGCTGCTGCTGGCGGTGCTGGCGAGCGGGAACATCGGCTAG
- the ribH gene encoding 6,7-dimethyl-8-ribityllumazine synthase, with protein MLIVEARFYDDLADALLDGAKDALTARGVVFDVVTVPGALEVPPVIALAQEAGKYPTAPRYDGYVALGCVIRGETYHFEIVSDQSAAGIMNLGIHGLIIGNGILTVEDEAQAWARARRSEGDKGGGAARACLDLIALKKRLRLGLGA; from the coding sequence GTGCTGATCGTCGAGGCACGCTTCTACGATGATCTGGCCGATGCCCTGCTGGACGGCGCGAAGGATGCGCTGACGGCCCGGGGCGTGGTCTTCGACGTGGTCACCGTGCCCGGCGCGCTGGAAGTGCCGCCGGTGATCGCCCTGGCCCAGGAGGCCGGGAAATATCCGACGGCCCCGCGCTATGACGGCTATGTCGCGCTGGGCTGCGTCATCCGGGGCGAGACCTACCATTTCGAGATCGTGTCGGATCAATCGGCGGCGGGGATCATGAACCTCGGCATCCACGGTCTGATCATCGGCAACGGCATCCTGACGGTCGAGGACGAGGCGCAGGCCTGGGCCCGGGCCCGGCGGTCGGAAGGCGACAAGGGCGGCGGGGCCGCGCGGGCCTGTCTGGATCTGATTGCCTTGAAGAAGCGATTGCGCCTAGGGCTCGGGGCATGA
- a CDS encoding RibD family protein, with the protein MRPRITWKVATSLDGRIGTSTGESQWITGPQAREQGHRLRATHDAVLVGVETVLADDPRLTVRLPDGETAADPLRVVLDSRLRTPPFARLARAGTLILTTREPIVIGEAEIVRVAGDSQGRPTVEAVLETLSARGVRSLMIEGGGRVAACFVTAGVVDAIEWFRAPILLGGDGRPGVASLALARLAHAPRYRRLAVEPMGDDLWERYEKA; encoded by the coding sequence ATGCGGCCCCGGATCACCTGGAAAGTCGCCACGTCGCTGGACGGGCGCATCGGCACATCGACGGGCGAGAGCCAGTGGATCACCGGCCCGCAGGCCCGCGAGCAGGGTCATCGGCTGCGGGCCACGCATGACGCCGTGCTGGTCGGGGTCGAGACCGTCCTGGCGGACGATCCCCGGCTGACGGTCCGGTTGCCGGACGGCGAGACGGCGGCGGATCCCCTGCGCGTGGTGCTGGACAGCCGGCTGCGGACGCCGCCGTTCGCCCGGCTGGCGAGGGCCGGCACCCTGATCCTGACCACCCGCGAGCCGATCGTGATCGGCGAGGCCGAGATCGTCCGCGTGGCGGGCGACTCCCAAGGGCGTCCGACCGTCGAGGCCGTGCTGGAGACCCTGTCGGCCCGGGGCGTACGCTCGCTGATGATCGAGGGCGGCGGTCGGGTCGCAGCCTGTTTCGTCACGGCGGGCGTGGTGGATGCCATCGAATGGTTCAGGGCCCCGATTCTACTGGGCGGCGACGGCCGTCCGGGCGTGGCGAGCCTGGCCCTGGCCCGGCTGGCGCATGCGCCGCGCTACCGGCGCCTTGCGGTGGAGCCCATGGGTGACGACCTGTGGGAACGCTACGAGAAGGCTTGA
- the nusB gene encoding transcription antitermination factor NusB, with protein MTEPNSIQAVLAQLAETERAQAEPQLTSRQRRARTVARLAAVQALYQMELAGEGVETVITEFSNHRFDADIEGEPLAEADEAYFADVVRGVIQSQREIDASVKARLASNWRLERLDATLRALLRCGAWELAHRTDVPKEIVIDEYVELAKAFFDEAEAKFVNAALDGVARDVRPKD; from the coding sequence ATGACCGAACCCAACTCCATCCAGGCCGTGCTGGCGCAGCTGGCCGAAACCGAGCGCGCCCAGGCCGAGCCGCAGCTGACCAGCCGCCAGCGGCGCGCGCGGACCGTCGCCCGTCTGGCGGCCGTCCAGGCCCTGTATCAGATGGAACTGGCCGGGGAGGGCGTCGAGACCGTCATCACCGAGTTCTCCAATCACCGCTTCGACGCCGACATCGAGGGTGAACCCCTGGCGGAGGCGGACGAGGCCTATTTCGCCGACGTCGTGCGCGGCGTGATCCAGAGCCAGCGCGAGATCGATGCCTCGGTGAAGGCCCGGCTGGCGTCGAACTGGCGGCTGGAGCGGCTGGACGCCACCCTCCGGGCGCTGCTGCGCTGCGGGGCGTGGGAACTGGCCCACAGGACCGACGTGCCGAAGGAAATCGTGATCGACGAATACGTCGAACTGGCCAAGGCCTTCTTCGACGAGGCGGAAGCCAAGTTCGTCAACGCCGCCCTGGACGGGGTCGCCCGCGACGTGCGGCCAAAGGACTGA
- a CDS encoding riboflavin synthase, with amino-acid sequence MFTGIITDIGRVRSVAETARDRRYEVETAWDVSGIDLGASISHAGCCLTVVEKGEGWFAVEVSGETLDKTTLGRWGTGTPVNLERATKVGDELGGHIVSGHVDGLGTVVEITPEGGSHRLTLEAPAPLHRYIAAKGSITVDGVSLTVNSVDGQRFGLNIIPHTWEATTLGRLSVGDPVNLEIDMLARYLARWQETA; translated from the coding sequence GTGTTCACAGGCATCATCACCGATATCGGCCGGGTCCGCTCGGTCGCCGAGACGGCGCGTGACCGTCGCTACGAGGTCGAGACGGCCTGGGACGTGTCGGGCATCGACCTGGGCGCGTCCATCAGCCATGCGGGCTGCTGTCTGACCGTCGTCGAGAAAGGCGAGGGCTGGTTCGCGGTCGAGGTCTCGGGCGAGACGCTGGACAAGACGACGCTGGGCCGCTGGGGCACCGGCACGCCGGTCAATCTGGAACGCGCTACCAAGGTCGGCGACGAGCTGGGCGGGCATATCGTCTCGGGCCACGTCGACGGGCTGGGCACGGTCGTCGAGATCACGCCGGAGGGCGGGTCGCACCGGCTGACCCTCGAGGCGCCCGCGCCGCTGCATCGATATATCGCCGCGAAGGGGTCTATCACGGTGGACGGGGTGTCCCTGACCGTGAACAGCGTGGACGGACAGCGGTTCGGGCTCAACATCATCCCGCACACCTGGGAGGCGACGACGCTCGGCCGGCTGTCGGTCGGCGATCCGGTCAATCTGGAGATCGACATGCTGGCGCGATACCTCGCGCGGTGGCAGGAGACGGCATGA
- the thiL gene encoding thiamine-phosphate kinase has protein sequence MAALDAAGEFETIRTLLAPLAHPDYARDLLDDVAVLPSRAGFDLVLTKDAIVEGVHFLPDDPLDQVAQKLLRVNLSDLAAKGAEPFGYLLACHWSPRCGWPEREAFAAGLKADQDAFGVALLGGDTVATPGPASFSVTMLGWVPKGQAVARSGAKAGHAVYVTGTIGDGWLGLQAARGRLSLEPERVAALAEHYRRPVPRVDFGTAIRGLPTAAVDVSDGLVADLAHVAGASGVGIALDLEATPLSAAAHAWLDARTDPQAALETLVTGGDDYEIALSVHPLDEARLKKEADRLHLRLTRIGEVVAGKGVSVRYLGQPVTLGRTGWTHD, from the coding sequence ATGGCCGCGCTGGACGCTGCGGGGGAGTTCGAGACGATCCGCACGCTGCTGGCCCCGCTTGCGCACCCCGACTATGCGCGAGACCTGCTGGACGATGTGGCCGTGCTGCCGTCGCGCGCCGGGTTCGACCTGGTCCTGACCAAGGACGCCATCGTCGAGGGCGTGCATTTCCTGCCGGACGATCCGCTGGACCAGGTGGCGCAGAAGCTGTTGCGGGTGAACCTGTCGGATCTGGCCGCCAAGGGGGCTGAGCCGTTCGGTTATCTGCTGGCCTGCCACTGGTCGCCCCGCTGCGGCTGGCCCGAACGGGAGGCCTTCGCCGCCGGGTTGAAGGCGGACCAGGACGCCTTCGGCGTTGCCCTGCTGGGCGGCGACACTGTCGCGACCCCGGGGCCGGCGTCGTTCTCGGTGACGATGCTGGGCTGGGTGCCGAAGGGGCAGGCGGTGGCGAGGTCGGGTGCTAAGGCCGGCCATGCGGTCTATGTCACCGGAACGATCGGCGATGGCTGGCTGGGCCTGCAGGCGGCCCGCGGGCGGCTGTCGCTGGAGCCCGAGCGCGTCGCGGCCCTGGCCGAGCACTACCGGCGGCCCGTGCCGCGCGTCGATTTCGGGACGGCGATCCGCGGGTTGCCGACCGCCGCCGTGGACGTCTCGGACGGACTGGTCGCGGATCTGGCCCATGTCGCCGGCGCGAGCGGGGTCGGGATCGCGCTGGACCTGGAGGCGACGCCCCTGTCGGCCGCGGCGCACGCCTGGCTGGACGCCCGCACCGATCCGCAGGCGGCGCTGGAGACGCTGGTCACGGGCGGAGACGACTATGAGATCGCCCTGTCGGTCCATCCGCTGGACGAGGCCCGGCTGAAGAAGGAGGCCGATCGTCTGCACCTGCGCCTGACGCGTATCGGCGAGGTCGTGGCCGGCAAGGGCGTTTCGGTCCGGTATCTGGGCCAGCCCGTGACCCTGGGCCGGACAGGCTGGACGCACGACTGA
- the ribB gene encoding 3,4-dihydroxy-2-butanone-4-phosphate synthase, with product MMRSSSQALGAASNPDSPISPIEDILEDARNGRPYILVDAEDRENEGDVIIPAQFATPDQINFMARHARGLICLAITADRARQLRLPPMAAENRESMATAFTVSIEAAEGVTTGISAADRARTVQVASDPTKTADDIVSPGHVFPLVARDGGVLVRTGHTEAAVDISRMAGLTPAGVICEIMNDDGTMARLPDLIGFAQLHGLKIGTIADLIAYRRRTERFVERVMDQPFESVHGGPFRLMLYRNTIEGAEHVALVHGRIDPDTPTLVRMHQVDFAADLLGHVEERQSYIPDALKTITRHDGPGVVVFLRDPALQGLAERLAGVDKPAAMDRSLRNYGVGAQILLDLGVRDMIVMSSTRPEPAAIEGYGLRIVGWRDMDGEDQS from the coding sequence ATGATGCGCAGTTCCTCTCAAGCCCTTGGGGCCGCCAGCAACCCTGACAGCCCGATCAGTCCGATCGAGGACATCCTGGAGGATGCCCGGAACGGCCGGCCCTATATCCTGGTCGACGCCGAGGACCGTGAGAACGAGGGCGACGTCATCATCCCGGCCCAGTTCGCCACGCCGGACCAGATCAATTTCATGGCCCGCCACGCCCGCGGCCTGATCTGCCTTGCCATCACCGCCGACCGGGCGCGCCAGCTGCGGTTGCCGCCGATGGCCGCCGAGAACCGCGAGAGCATGGCGACCGCCTTCACCGTCTCGATCGAGGCGGCCGAGGGGGTCACGACCGGCATCAGCGCGGCGGATCGCGCGCGCACGGTCCAGGTGGCCTCGGACCCGACCAAGACGGCCGACGACATCGTCTCGCCGGGCCACGTCTTTCCGCTGGTGGCACGCGACGGCGGGGTGCTGGTCCGCACCGGCCACACCGAGGCGGCCGTCGACATCAGCCGAATGGCGGGCCTGACCCCCGCCGGCGTGATCTGCGAGATCATGAACGACGACGGGACCATGGCGCGCCTGCCGGACCTGATCGGCTTTGCCCAGTTGCACGGCCTGAAGATCGGCACCATCGCCGACCTGATCGCCTATCGCCGCCGCACCGAACGCTTCGTCGAGCGGGTCATGGACCAGCCGTTCGAGAGCGTCCACGGCGGACCGTTCCGCCTGATGCTGTACCGGAACACGATCGAGGGGGCCGAGCACGTCGCCCTGGTCCACGGCCGGATCGATCCCGACACGCCGACCCTGGTGCGGATGCACCAGGTGGATTTCGCTGCCGACCTGCTCGGGCACGTCGAGGAACGGCAGAGCTATATCCCCGATGCGCTGAAGACGATCACCCGTCACGACGGCCCCGGCGTGGTCGTGTTCCTGCGCGACCCGGCCCTGCAGGGGCTGGCAGAGCGGCTGGCGGGCGTCGACAAGCCCGCGGCCATGGATCGATCGTTGCGGAACTACGGCGTCGGGGCGCAGATCCTGCTGGACCTCGGCGTCCGGGACATGATCGTCATGTCCTCGACTCGCCCCGAGCCCGCCGCCATCGAGGGCTATGGCCTGCGCATCGTCGGCTGGCGCGACATGGACGGAGAAGACCAATCCTGA
- the nrdR gene encoding transcriptional regulator NrdR: MKCPFCGNMDSQVKDSRPSDDGAAIRRRRSCPNCNGRFTTFERVQLRELVILKRNGRRTPFDRDKLERSLAIALRKRPIQPEQVEQMVSRIVRQLESLGETEIPSSVVGDFIMKALKGVDEVAYVRYASVYKDFRATGDFARFLGDEGLDDDQGPSRT, from the coding sequence ATGAAGTGCCCGTTCTGCGGCAACATGGACAGCCAGGTGAAGGACAGCCGCCCGTCGGACGACGGCGCGGCCATCCGTCGTCGCCGGTCCTGTCCCAACTGCAACGGGCGGTTCACGACCTTCGAGCGGGTCCAGCTGCGCGAGCTGGTGATCCTGAAGCGAAACGGGCGTCGGACGCCCTTCGACCGCGACAAGCTGGAGCGGTCGCTGGCCATCGCCTTGCGGAAACGTCCGATCCAGCCTGAACAGGTCGAGCAGATGGTGTCGCGGATCGTGCGCCAGCTGGAAAGCCTGGGAGAGACGGAGATCCCGTCCAGCGTCGTCGGGGACTTCATCATGAAGGCGCTGAAGGGCGTCGATGAGGTGGCCTATGTCCGCTACGCCTCGGTCTACAAGGACTTCCGGGCGACAGGCGACTTCGCGCGGTTCCTCGGCGACGAGGGTCTGGACGACGACCAGGGACCGTCGAGGACCTGA
- the glyA gene encoding serine hydroxymethyltransferase: protein MPPVTAHFIHDAYFSRGLAQSDPDVFAAITGELHRQQEQIELIASENIVSKAVLEAQGSVLTNKYAEGYPGRRYYGGCEFVDVTEDLARERAKQLFGAAFANVQPHSGAQANQAVFFALLQPGDTFLGMDLACGGHLTHGSPANQSGKWFRPVTYKVTEDTHLIDYDHVAEMALKEKPKLIVAGASAYSRHIDFARFREIADSVGAYLMVDMAHYAGLVAGGVYPNPVPHAHIVTTTTHKTLRGPRGGLILSNDVEIGKKINSAVFPGLQGGPLEHVIAAKAVAFGEALKPEFKAYAKQVVLNAQALAAVLVERGLAIVSGGTDSHLMLVDLRPKGVTGKATELQLEHALMTCNKNGVPFDTAPFTVTSGVRLGTPAGTTRGFGVAEFQSVGHWIADVVTSMNGGDEADPAVIAEVAGKVRELTGRFPIYG, encoded by the coding sequence ATGCCGCCCGTGACCGCTCATTTCATCCACGACGCCTATTTCTCGCGCGGTCTGGCGCAGAGCGATCCGGACGTCTTCGCCGCCATCACCGGCGAGCTGCACCGCCAGCAGGAGCAGATCGAGCTGATCGCGTCCGAAAACATCGTCTCCAAGGCGGTGCTGGAGGCGCAGGGGTCCGTGCTGACCAACAAATACGCCGAGGGCTATCCGGGCCGTCGCTATTACGGCGGCTGCGAGTTCGTCGATGTGACCGAGGACCTGGCGCGCGAGCGGGCCAAACAACTGTTCGGCGCGGCCTTCGCCAACGTCCAGCCGCACTCGGGCGCCCAGGCCAACCAAGCCGTGTTCTTCGCCCTGCTGCAGCCCGGCGATACCTTCCTGGGCATGGATCTGGCCTGTGGCGGGCATCTGACCCACGGCAGCCCGGCCAACCAGTCCGGCAAGTGGTTCCGGCCGGTGACCTACAAGGTGACCGAGGACACCCACCTGATCGACTACGACCACGTGGCCGAGATGGCGCTGAAGGAAAAGCCCAAGCTGATCGTGGCGGGCGCCAGCGCCTATAGCCGCCACATCGACTTCGCCCGCTTCCGCGAGATCGCCGACAGCGTCGGGGCCTATCTGATGGTGGACATGGCCCACTATGCGGGTCTGGTCGCCGGGGGCGTCTATCCGAACCCGGTGCCGCACGCCCACATCGTGACCACGACGACGCACAAGACGCTGCGCGGGCCGCGCGGCGGGCTGATCCTGTCCAACGACGTCGAGATCGGCAAGAAGATCAATTCGGCCGTGTTCCCGGGCCTGCAGGGCGGGCCGCTGGAGCACGTCATCGCCGCCAAGGCCGTGGCCTTCGGCGAGGCGCTGAAGCCGGAGTTCAAGGCCTATGCCAAACAGGTCGTGCTGAACGCCCAGGCCCTGGCGGCCGTGCTGGTCGAGCGCGGTCTGGCGATCGTGTCGGGCGGCACCGACAGCCACCTGATGCTGGTCGACCTGCGGCCCAAGGGCGTGACGGGCAAGGCCACCGAGCTGCAGCTCGAACACGCCCTGATGACCTGCAACAAGAACGGCGTGCCGTTCGACACCGCCCCCTTCACCGTGACGTCCGGCGTGCGTCTGGGCACCCCCGCCGGCACCACGCGCGGCTTCGGCGTGGCCGAGTTCCAGTCGGTCGGCCACTGGATCGCCGACGTCGTGACCTCGATGAACGGCGGCGACGAGGCCGACCCGGCGGTGATCGCCGAGGTCGCCGGCAAGGTGCGCGAACTGACCGGCCGCTTCCCGATCTACGGATAG